From the genome of Leptolyngbya iicbica LK, one region includes:
- a CDS encoding N-acetylmuramoyl-L-alanine amidase produces MRVDWLIPAGLAVTSALVYTLPAEAAQLRFWRFDQQRNQLVFNTDAPVQPRAQMVFNPTRVVIDLPGTTLGRPSQSQAVGGAIREVRSGQFDSQTARLVIELAPGYTLDPRAVEVRGVRSNEWVVQLPQPQQMGSGATGASGGNSVTGEYSTNGAMTFLSGVVTTADGFFMRTSGEIPTINLERRGQPGGERQIIIDLFDSSISPFLKAEALPNNRYSVNRWDITQDPQRNVTRVVMTLAPGSPDWEVTPTNIGTQTGIVLVPPSGVSISSIPDNPSQAGNPQIAVPPTTRPATPVPQPNLPPQPARPAIPPTVNNSRVRVAIDPGHGGRDPGAVGIGGLQEKNVVFPVSLRVAELLREAGVDVVMTRTSDVTLDLEPRTAIANNANATVFLSIHANAISMSRPDVNGVETYYYSATGQQLASIIHANVLPASGFGDRGVKQARFYVLRNTAMPAALLELGFVTGANDAPKLRDPAWQENISQAIARGLLQYLEPYRR; encoded by the coding sequence TTGAGAGTTGATTGGCTAATTCCCGCCGGACTGGCAGTGACCAGTGCATTGGTTTATACCCTGCCTGCCGAGGCGGCTCAGTTACGCTTTTGGCGGTTTGACCAGCAGCGTAATCAGCTGGTGTTTAACACGGATGCGCCAGTGCAGCCCCGTGCTCAAATGGTCTTTAATCCCACCCGTGTCGTCATTGACTTGCCGGGGACTACCTTAGGTCGCCCTTCCCAAAGTCAAGCGGTCGGGGGGGCCATTCGCGAGGTGCGATCGGGCCAATTTGACTCCCAAACGGCGCGTCTGGTGATTGAATTGGCACCCGGTTATACCTTGGATCCGCGGGCGGTGGAAGTGCGCGGCGTGCGGAGTAATGAATGGGTCGTGCAGTTGCCCCAGCCGCAGCAGATGGGCAGTGGCGCAACGGGCGCTAGCGGTGGCAATTCGGTTACGGGGGAATATTCGACCAATGGCGCTATGACCTTTTTGTCAGGGGTGGTGACCACTGCTGATGGTTTCTTTATGCGCACCAGTGGCGAAATCCCCACCATCAATTTAGAGCGGCGAGGCCAGCCCGGTGGTGAGCGGCAAATCATCATCGACCTGTTTGATAGCTCCATTTCGCCCTTTTTGAAAGCCGAAGCCTTGCCCAACAACCGTTACAGTGTCAACCGTTGGGATATCACTCAAGACCCCCAGCGCAACGTGACCCGCGTCGTCATGACGTTGGCTCCGGGCAGTCCCGATTGGGAGGTTACCCCCACCAATATCGGCACCCAAACGGGGATTGTGCTGGTGCCGCCCAGTGGTGTGTCGATTAGCTCGATTCCGGATAATCCATCTCAGGCCGGTAATCCGCAGATTGCGGTGCCCCCCACCACGCGACCTGCAACCCCAGTCCCGCAGCCCAACCTGCCGCCGCAACCCGCCAGACCGGCAATTCCCCCCACTGTGAACAATAGTCGGGTGCGTGTGGCGATCGACCCGGGGCATGGCGGTCGTGATCCGGGTGCCGTGGGCATCGGTGGTTTGCAAGAGAAGAATGTCGTGTTTCCCGTATCGCTGCGGGTAGCGGAGCTCCTGCGTGAGGCAGGCGTCGATGTGGTGATGACCCGCACTTCCGACGTCACATTGGATTTAGAACCGCGAACCGCGATCGCGAACAATGCTAATGCCACGGTCTTTCTCAGCATTCATGCCAATGCGATCAGCATGAGTCGTCCGGATGTGAACGGTGTGGAAACCTACTACTATTCGGCGACAGGGCAACAGCTTGCCAGCATCATTCATGCAAATGTGTTGCCCGCTTCTGGATTTGGCGATCGCGGGGTCAAACAAGCCCGCTTTTACGTGCTCCGTAACACCGCGATGCCAGCGGCTCTGTTGGAGCTGGGCTTTGTTACGGGCGCGAATGATGCGCCCAAACTCCGTGACCCCGCCTGGCAAGAAAATATCTCCCAAGCGATCGCCCGTGGCCTGCTGCAATATCTGGAACCCTATCGACGATAA
- a CDS encoding phospholipase D-like domain-containing protein yields the protein MHLTRQQRRLGGLLLGAILLVLAVHHWLLPLFTRPSLAALLPQDPYIQVYFNQSQASLYTDPYRQIRRPGDDLEQVIVEAIAAATTSIDVAVQEITLPQIALALRDRAQAGVNVRIIVENQYNRVWRPLNEFQSGQMDEYQQSKHSEKQQLIDANGNGKITAEEVAQRDAIHILTQGQVPLLDDTADGSKGSGLMHHKFMVVDGRTVVLGSANWTTSGIHGDFASADSRGNANALLRIDSPELAAVLEEEFDLMWGDGPAGKEDSLFGLQKPLRSPRVVNIPGSQVTVQFSPVSETQPWSQSVNGLISQTLTQASSSIDLALFVFSDQGISDRLAQKSQAGVTIQALIDRNFVYRSYSEALDMLGTAMPDHRCKYEAHNRPWTQPIATVGTPNLPEGDKLHHKFALIDNHTVIIGSHNWSAAANHTNDENLLVIRNPTVAAHFRREFDRLAANAEMGFTKDLQNRIQRQRKQCGG from the coding sequence ATGCATCTCACACGTCAACAACGCCGTTTGGGCGGTTTGCTACTGGGCGCAATTTTGCTGGTTTTAGCGGTTCACCACTGGCTGCTGCCGCTGTTTACGCGCCCGTCGTTGGCGGCTCTTTTGCCCCAAGATCCATATATTCAGGTTTATTTCAACCAGTCTCAAGCCAGCCTGTATACCGATCCCTATCGCCAAATTCGGCGGCCAGGGGATGATTTGGAACAGGTGATCGTCGAGGCGATCGCTGCCGCCACCACCTCCATTGACGTTGCCGTACAAGAAATCACGTTGCCGCAAATTGCCCTGGCGTTGCGCGATCGCGCCCAAGCTGGTGTCAATGTCCGCATCATTGTCGAAAATCAGTACAACCGGGTTTGGCGGCCGCTGAATGAATTCCAGTCGGGACAAATGGACGAGTACCAACAGTCCAAACACTCGGAGAAACAGCAGCTCATTGACGCTAACGGTAATGGCAAAATCACCGCCGAGGAGGTAGCCCAGCGTGATGCCATTCACATTTTGACCCAAGGCCAGGTGCCACTGCTGGATGACACTGCCGATGGCTCCAAAGGCAGCGGGCTGATGCATCACAAATTCATGGTGGTAGATGGCCGCACGGTGGTGCTCGGTTCGGCTAACTGGACGACGTCGGGTATTCACGGAGATTTTGCGTCTGCAGACAGTCGCGGCAACGCCAACGCGCTGCTCCGCATCGATAGTCCAGAACTGGCTGCCGTGCTAGAGGAGGAATTTGACCTGATGTGGGGCGATGGACCAGCGGGCAAGGAAGACAGCCTGTTTGGGTTACAAAAGCCGCTGCGATCGCCCCGCGTGGTCAACATTCCCGGTTCCCAAGTTACAGTACAGTTTTCGCCCGTATCGGAAACGCAGCCCTGGAGCCAAAGTGTGAATGGCCTGATTAGCCAAACGTTGACTCAGGCTAGCAGCAGTATTGATCTGGCGCTGTTTGTGTTTTCCGATCAGGGAATTAGCGATCGCTTGGCCCAAAAATCTCAAGCGGGAGTGACCATACAGGCCCTGATTGACCGCAATTTTGTTTACCGCAGCTATAGCGAAGCGCTGGATATGCTCGGCACGGCCATGCCGGATCACCGCTGTAAATATGAAGCCCATAACCGCCCGTGGACGCAGCCCATCGCCACTGTCGGCACCCCCAACCTGCCGGAAGGCGACAAATTGCACCACAAGTTCGCCCTAATCGACAACCACACCGTCATCATCGGCTCCCACAACTGGAGCGCCGCCGCGAACCACACTAATGACGAAAACCTGCTCGTTATCCGCAATCCGACTGTCGCCGCCCACTTTCGCCGCGAGTTCGATCGCCTTGCCGCCAATGCCGAGATGGGCTTTACGAAAGATCTGCAAAACCGCATCCAACGCCAGCGTAAGCAATGCGGCGGCTGA
- a CDS encoding CPBP family intramembrane glutamic endopeptidase has translation MDSELAPQFPSTLRRIVLVVITLLVSLIMGSALIASWKEPQVASRLELYQTDLLLQATAWEGDGLPAEQVATLRRNLLGADPIADAQKNYASVRATAVNTLDENAALAGDAASVSPRLQNAIAGQSELLDLLDLRLGILEAEQQAFEAAQANWEGVKSRHATGDRLWRTADTLDALWHDRSLPDDSEALISTTLQGWFQNRALAQYYRRTQDSAALAALEQAEADQAQGLILTLAAVGVFPAVGALTGILLLIGLGIQRLVKGADALLAQNRDRGWEVPWSAETIWIVVVGGFLFMGQLVVPVVISPLRGVLAGAGTRGQALFALTYYLMMSVGAIAVLWFAIRSYRPLPPDWFKFKLRSNWWLWGLGGYFAALPLMLTVSVLNQQIWQGQGGSNPLLQTVLEAQDPFALAIFFTTASVAAPLFEEFLFRGFLLPSLTRYMPVGGAIAVSSLVFAIAHLSLSEVLPLAVLGGVLGIVYTRSRNLLAPMLLHSAWNSVTMLGLFLLGSSAN, from the coding sequence ATGGACTCTGAACTCGCGCCGCAGTTTCCCAGCACCCTTCGTCGCATTGTGTTGGTGGTCATTACCTTATTAGTCAGCCTGATTATGGGCAGTGCCCTCATCGCGAGTTGGAAGGAGCCCCAAGTCGCAAGCCGCTTAGAGCTGTATCAAACCGATTTGTTGTTGCAGGCGACGGCGTGGGAGGGCGATGGCTTACCCGCTGAACAGGTGGCAACGCTGCGCCGCAATCTGTTGGGGGCGGATCCCATTGCGGATGCCCAGAAAAATTACGCCTCAGTGCGGGCCACCGCCGTCAATACCTTAGATGAAAATGCGGCCTTAGCGGGCGACGCGGCCTCGGTCTCGCCCCGCTTACAAAATGCGATCGCCGGACAGTCAGAACTACTTGATTTGCTCGATCTGCGGTTGGGAATTTTGGAGGCGGAGCAGCAAGCCTTTGAGGCTGCCCAAGCCAATTGGGAGGGCGTGAAATCTCGTCACGCGACGGGCGATCGCCTCTGGCGCACCGCCGACACCCTAGACGCGCTTTGGCATGACCGTTCCCTGCCGGATGATAGTGAAGCGCTGATCAGCACAACCCTGCAAGGGTGGTTTCAGAATCGGGCATTGGCGCAATATTATCGACGCACCCAAGACTCAGCTGCCTTGGCCGCGCTAGAACAAGCTGAGGCGGACCAGGCTCAAGGATTGATTCTGACCCTGGCGGCGGTGGGTGTATTTCCGGCAGTGGGCGCTTTGACGGGCATTTTGTTGCTCATTGGTCTGGGCATTCAGCGCTTAGTGAAGGGCGCCGATGCGCTACTGGCACAAAATCGCGATCGCGGTTGGGAGGTGCCCTGGTCGGCAGAGACCATTTGGATTGTGGTGGTCGGTGGCTTCTTGTTTATGGGGCAGTTAGTGGTGCCGGTCGTCATCAGTCCGCTGCGGGGGGTGCTCGCAGGGGCGGGCACGCGCGGCCAGGCGTTGTTTGCGCTGACGTACTACTTAATGATGTCTGTCGGAGCGATCGCGGTGCTCTGGTTTGCGATTCGGTCTTATCGACCCCTGCCGCCGGACTGGTTCAAGTTCAAGCTGCGGAGTAATTGGTGGCTGTGGGGGCTGGGCGGCTACTTTGCGGCGCTGCCGCTGATGTTGACCGTCTCGGTGCTAAACCAGCAGATTTGGCAGGGGCAGGGGGGCAGCAATCCGCTGTTGCAAACGGTGCTCGAAGCCCAAGATCCCTTCGCGCTAGCGATTTTCTTCACCACGGCCTCGGTCGCTGCCCCCTTGTTTGAGGAGTTTCTCTTTCGCGGCTTTTTGCTGCCCTCCCTAACGCGCTACATGCCCGTCGGCGGCGCGATCGCTGTCAGTAGCCTGGTGTTTGCGATCGCCCACCTCAGTCTGTCGGAAGTATTGCCCTTGGCGGTGCTTGGGGGCGTCTTGGGGATTGTGTACACGCGATCGCGCAACCTCCTCGCTCCCATGCTGCTCCACAGCGCTTGGAATAGCGTCACCATGCTGGGGCTATTTCTCCTCGGCAGCAGCGCTAACTAG
- the xdhA gene encoding xanthine dehydrogenase small subunit, with translation MPPSVSTTSLQFTLNGEPLCLQEASPTQTLLSYLRQHGYVGTKEGCGDGDCGACTVVMVGADATGQPQYQAVNSCLLPIGSLGGRHIYTVEGIANDRLHPVQQAMVDLGGSQCGYCTPGFIMSLFAGYYSDRVADEVTVEGNLCRCTGYLPIRRAAQRVAAESHGEDDFSQALSQVSLPLAATAYSAQGQQFYRPTQLAEVLDLLQAHPDATLVAGSTDLGLEMSWYRQHYPVMIALEAVAELHQLAHTDDAVTIGAAVPLSQIEEQLRGVFPSLDEMLHWFAARQVRNRATLGGNLGTASPIGDLPPVLLALDATIQVASAAGSREIAIADFFKGYRVTDLRTGEVIVAITIPKTPQIAVTRRLSQSYKIGKRGTDDISIVAAAYRIDLDTQNRVVAARLAYGGVAATPIRAIAVEEWLIGQPWTLATVLAAKEQLRSAFTPMSDLRGSADYRNRLIANLFEKFFVEFNNCE, from the coding sequence ATGCCCCCTTCTGTCTCTACGACTTCTCTACAATTTACGTTGAATGGAGAACCCCTCTGTCTCCAAGAGGCTTCTCCGACCCAAACGTTATTAAGCTATTTGCGGCAACACGGTTACGTTGGCACCAAAGAAGGCTGTGGCGATGGTGACTGCGGCGCTTGCACGGTGGTCATGGTGGGAGCGGATGCGACCGGGCAGCCCCAGTATCAAGCCGTGAATAGTTGCCTGCTGCCCATCGGCAGTTTAGGCGGGCGGCATATTTACACCGTAGAGGGCATTGCCAACGATCGCCTGCATCCGGTGCAGCAAGCGATGGTCGATTTAGGCGGTTCTCAGTGCGGCTACTGCACCCCAGGATTCATCATGAGCCTGTTTGCGGGCTATTACAGCGATCGCGTGGCCGATGAGGTCACGGTGGAGGGCAATCTCTGTCGCTGTACCGGATATCTGCCCATTCGACGGGCGGCCCAGCGAGTCGCCGCTGAATCTCACGGCGAGGATGATTTTTCTCAAGCCTTAAGTCAAGTGTCACTGCCATTGGCCGCAACGGCTTACAGTGCGCAGGGCCAGCAGTTCTATCGTCCTACCCAGCTGGCAGAAGTCCTCGACCTCTTGCAAGCTCATCCCGACGCCACGTTGGTGGCGGGGTCTACCGATCTGGGATTGGAAATGAGCTGGTATCGCCAGCACTATCCCGTCATGATTGCCCTGGAGGCGGTGGCCGAACTGCATCAGTTGGCACACACTGATGACGCCGTGACCATTGGGGCGGCGGTGCCCCTGAGCCAGATTGAGGAACAGTTGCGGGGCGTGTTTCCGAGTCTGGATGAGATGCTGCATTGGTTTGCGGCGCGGCAGGTACGCAACCGAGCGACGCTGGGCGGTAATTTGGGCACGGCTTCACCCATTGGCGATCTGCCCCCGGTGCTGCTGGCGCTGGATGCGACGATTCAAGTGGCGAGTGCGGCAGGTTCGCGCGAAATTGCGATCGCGGACTTTTTCAAAGGGTATCGCGTCACTGATTTGCGGACGGGCGAGGTGATCGTGGCGATTACGATTCCCAAGACGCCACAGATCGCGGTGACTCGCCGACTCAGCCAATCGTACAAAATCGGTAAGCGGGGCACGGACGACATCAGCATCGTGGCGGCAGCCTACCGGATTGATTTAGACACGCAAAACCGGGTCGTGGCAGCACGGTTAGCCTATGGTGGCGTGGCGGCGACGCCGATTCGTGCGATCGCCGTCGAAGAGTGGCTCATCGGTCAACCCTGGACGTTAGCAACGGTGTTAGCGGCGAAAGAACAGCTGCGATCGGCCTTTACGCCGATGAGTGACTTGCGGGGGAGTGCGGACTATCGCAATCGCTTGATTGCCAATCTATTCGAAAAGTTCTTTGTGGAATTCAATAATTGCGAGTAA
- the xdhB gene encoding xanthine dehydrogenase molybdopterin binding subunit: MSNRDRRQSHESAIGHVTGKAVYTDDQRPPFGLLSLYPVLSPHARARILTLETAAARAVSGVVTVLTAADIPGQNNTGVIRADEPLLPTDEVSYWGQPVVWVVGETEHAARLGAEQICIEYEPLPALVSVADAIAAESFHSAPDVCRRGDPEAAMATAEHVLTGEVVMGGQDHFYLETQAAWVLPATDGTYQVYSSTQHPNSTQTAVADVLKLRLNQVVVTCLRMGGAFGGKESQANPLAAIAALAAHKTGRPARVSFRRHQDMIVTGKRHGFVGRYQVGCDRDGTLKALVLKLYSDAGWSLDLSPPVLLRAMLHADNAYYIPHVDFKGYLTKTNRVSNTAFRGFGGPQGMMVIEDVIDHVARTVGRPPHEVRELNFYRGEGDSNTTHYGQVLVDNRIQRVWSEVKTNARYDERHEKIAEFNHHSPHRKRGLAITPVKFGISFNKKVYNQAGALVLIYTDGSIQLNHGGTEMGQGLHTKMQQVAARSLGIPSDRIRMMHTSTDKVPNTSATAASSGSDLNGQAVKDACETLKARLRPVAAELLGLDGPEEMVFAEDHIYCLTAPHLRVPFTEVVQAAYNARISLAATGFYRTPNISWDPETYSGQPFYYFAYGAAVSEVEVDGFTGTFKLRQVDIVHDVGASLNPLVDLGQVEGGFVQGLGWLTMEELVWDDEGRLRTFAPSTYKIPTISEVPEAFHVHLLERASQNGTIYGSKAVGEPPFMLAFSVREAMRAAIAAFGDEPAWAPLTSPATPEATLDAIDAIRQPLAQATASIAS; the protein is encoded by the coding sequence ATGAGTAACCGGGATCGACGACAAAGCCATGAAAGCGCGATCGGCCATGTGACCGGCAAGGCGGTGTATACCGATGATCAGCGCCCACCGTTCGGCTTGTTATCGCTGTATCCGGTGCTGTCGCCCCATGCCCGCGCCCGCATTTTGACCCTGGAAACAGCCGCCGCTCGGGCCGTGTCGGGAGTCGTAACGGTGCTAACCGCTGCCGACATTCCCGGACAGAACAATACCGGGGTGATTCGGGCGGATGAGCCGCTGTTGCCCACCGATGAGGTGAGCTATTGGGGGCAGCCGGTAGTCTGGGTTGTAGGTGAAACGGAGCACGCGGCCCGCCTCGGGGCGGAGCAAATCTGCATTGAATATGAGCCACTGCCCGCGCTGGTGTCGGTGGCGGACGCGATCGCAGCAGAGAGCTTTCACAGTGCGCCGGATGTGTGTCGCCGGGGCGATCCCGAGGCGGCGATGGCGACGGCAGAGCATGTGCTGACGGGCGAAGTCGTCATGGGCGGACAAGATCACTTCTATCTTGAAACCCAGGCCGCATGGGTGCTACCGGCCACCGACGGCACTTATCAGGTCTATTCCTCGACCCAGCATCCCAACTCAACGCAGACGGCGGTGGCCGACGTGCTGAAACTGCGGCTCAATCAAGTCGTTGTGACTTGTTTGCGCATGGGCGGAGCCTTTGGCGGCAAAGAGTCCCAGGCCAATCCGTTAGCGGCGATCGCGGCCCTGGCAGCCCACAAAACCGGACGTCCAGCGCGGGTCAGCTTCCGTCGCCATCAGGACATGATCGTGACGGGTAAACGTCACGGCTTTGTGGGGCGCTATCAAGTGGGGTGCGATCGCGATGGCACTCTGAAAGCTCTAGTGCTGAAGCTTTACAGCGATGCGGGCTGGAGCCTGGATCTTTCCCCTCCAGTGCTGCTGCGGGCGATGCTGCACGCCGACAACGCCTACTACATTCCCCATGTGGACTTCAAAGGCTATCTGACCAAAACGAATCGGGTGTCGAATACGGCCTTTCGCGGCTTTGGCGGCCCTCAGGGCATGATGGTAATCGAAGACGTGATCGACCATGTGGCCCGCACCGTCGGTCGCCCGCCTCACGAAGTGCGTGAGCTGAACTTTTATCGGGGCGAGGGCGACAGCAACACCACCCACTACGGGCAAGTGCTGGTGGATAACCGGATTCAGCGGGTGTGGTCAGAGGTGAAAACCAATGCCCGCTATGATGAGCGGCACGAAAAAATTGCCGAGTTCAATCACCACAGTCCCCATCGCAAGCGCGGCCTCGCCATCACCCCAGTGAAGTTCGGCATTTCCTTTAACAAAAAGGTCTACAACCAGGCCGGGGCGCTGGTGCTGATCTACACCGACGGCAGCATTCAGCTTAATCATGGCGGCACCGAAATGGGCCAGGGCTTGCACACCAAGATGCAACAAGTGGCGGCGCGATCGCTGGGAATACCGAGCGATCGCATTCGCATGATGCACACCAGCACCGACAAAGTGCCCAACACCTCGGCCACCGCTGCTTCCAGCGGTTCTGACTTGAACGGTCAGGCGGTGAAAGACGCCTGCGAAACCCTGAAAGCTCGCCTGCGTCCCGTCGCGGCGGAACTCTTGGGCTTAGACGGTCCCGAAGAAATGGTGTTTGCCGAGGACCATATTTACTGTTTGACTGCGCCCCACCTGCGGGTGCCCTTTACCGAGGTCGTGCAGGCCGCTTATAACGCTCGCATTTCCCTGGCGGCGACGGGCTTCTATCGCACTCCCAACATTAGCTGGGACCCCGAAACCTACAGCGGGCAACCATTTTACTACTTTGCCTATGGGGCGGCGGTGAGCGAAGTCGAGGTGGATGGCTTTACGGGCACCTTTAAGCTGCGGCAGGTGGATATCGTCCATGACGTGGGGGCATCGCTGAATCCACTGGTGGATCTGGGGCAGGTGGAAGGCGGCTTTGTGCAGGGGCTGGGCTGGCTCACCATGGAAGAACTGGTGTGGGACGACGAGGGCCGCCTGCGCACCTTTGCCCCCAGCACGTACAAAATTCCCACCATTAGCGAAGTGCCCGAAGCCTTCCACGTTCACTTGTTGGAGCGGGCGTCGCAAAACGGCACCATTTACGGCAGCAAAGCCGTGGGGGAACCGCCGTTTATGTTGGCGTTCTCGGTACGGGAGGCCATGCGAGCGGCGATCGCCGCCTTTGGCGATGAGCCTGCTTGGGCGCCGCTCACCTCGCCCGCCACACCAGAAGCGACGTTGGATGCGATCGACGCCATCCGCCAGCCCCTCGCTCAGGCAACGGCTTCCATCGCGAGTTAA
- a CDS encoding XdhC family protein, whose amino-acid sequence MSTSLQFFQRVATALTRGPVAIATVIHTNGSTPREVGAKLMLASDGDAWGTIGGGAGEAKVLRQAQTVLQTGQPQTVAIDLSGAPHREIQGICGGHMQVWVARWQGERAISIAQQIVESLTRGTAVTLTLPLNAEESPTVAPVEPHTVTAIHSPEQFQETLLPSPLLLIVGAGHCGIQLAQVAHLAGFRIMVQDERPEWASPDNFPQAEQLFHEPIGKVMGAIAHYSQLYAALVTRGIDYDLPALQALITRQPPCTYLGMIGSQKRVTKALQALQSQGIDSRQIPTLHAPIGLDIGALTPEEIAISICSELIMVRRGGTGQPLSVSAKATLVRSAGTH is encoded by the coding sequence ATGTCGACGAGTTTGCAATTTTTTCAGCGGGTGGCGACAGCGTTGACTCGTGGCCCCGTCGCGATCGCTACCGTCATCCATACCAATGGCTCCACCCCGCGCGAGGTCGGGGCTAAATTGATGCTCGCCAGCGACGGCGATGCTTGGGGCACCATTGGCGGCGGCGCGGGGGAAGCCAAAGTGTTGCGCCAGGCCCAAACGGTCTTGCAGACGGGGCAACCCCAAACGGTTGCGATCGATCTGTCCGGTGCGCCCCATCGGGAAATTCAAGGCATTTGTGGCGGTCACATGCAGGTATGGGTCGCGCGGTGGCAGGGGGAGAGAGCGATCTCGATCGCCCAACAAATTGTGGAATCCTTAACTCGCGGCACCGCCGTTACCCTCACCCTTCCTCTTAATGCCGAGGAATCGCCGACCGTGGCCCCCGTTGAGCCTCATACCGTCACGGCAATCCATTCCCCAGAGCAGTTTCAGGAAACGCTGCTGCCGTCGCCACTGTTGCTCATTGTCGGCGCGGGACATTGCGGCATACAACTCGCACAAGTCGCCCACCTGGCCGGATTTCGCATCATGGTGCAGGACGAGCGCCCCGAGTGGGCCAGTCCCGACAACTTTCCCCAGGCGGAGCAGTTGTTTCATGAGCCGATAGGGAAAGTGATGGGGGCGATCGCCCACTACAGCCAGCTCTACGCGGCTCTCGTCACGCGCGGCATCGACTACGACCTGCCCGCCCTGCAAGCCCTCATCACCCGCCAGCCCCCCTGCACCTACCTCGGCATGATCGGCAGTCAAAAGCGTGTGACCAAAGCCCTCCAAGCGCTGCAATCCCAGGGCATCGATTCTCGGCAAATCCCCACGCTACACGCCCCCATCGGCCTCGACATCGGTGCCCTCACCCCCGAAGAAATCGCCATCAGCATTTGCAGCGAGTTGATTATGGTGCGGCGCGGCGGCACGGGTCAGCCTCTATCCGTCAGCGCCAAAGCCACTCTAGTCAGGTCAGCAGGCACTCATTAG
- a CDS encoding universal stress protein yields MYQRILVALSEETAINAKVMQEAIAIAAPSKATLNLLHVLLPPESGYPNPMYMTADGMHSAVNVDTFQLYIGQWQLDQKANQQALDEQANQIQKDHGVATEWTQAVGDPGRQICQIAQDWPADLIVIGRHNRSGISELWIGSVSNYVMHHAGCSVVVVKAASPAIATQG; encoded by the coding sequence ATGTACCAAAGAATTCTGGTTGCTCTGAGCGAAGAAACGGCGATCAACGCCAAAGTGATGCAGGAAGCGATCGCGATCGCTGCTCCCAGTAAAGCCACGCTCAATCTGCTGCATGTACTATTGCCGCCCGAGTCCGGCTACCCCAACCCGATGTATATGACGGCCGACGGTATGCACTCAGCGGTGAATGTGGATACCTTTCAGCTGTACATCGGTCAGTGGCAGCTCGATCAAAAAGCCAACCAGCAAGCGCTAGACGAGCAGGCCAATCAGATTCAAAAAGACCATGGCGTCGCCACCGAATGGACGCAGGCCGTTGGTGATCCGGGGCGGCAAATTTGTCAGATCGCCCAGGACTGGCCCGCTGACCTAATCGTCATTGGTCGCCACAATCGTTCTGGCATCTCAGAACTGTGGATCGGCAGCGTCAGCAACTATGTGATGCACCATGCGGGCTGTTCAGTTGTCGTCGTCAAAGCCGCCTCACCGGCGATCGCGACTCAGGGCTAA